One region of Termitidicoccus mucosus genomic DNA includes:
- a CDS encoding putative porin — MNTDSTRPAATRFRPFFQNVKLLALLSALGLQSHGLSASAEPAEPEPGAMAQLVQMLVEQKTLTPAQGELLLRAAAAEKAAQAAPAPAAATAESVPEKVPGRMSVRYLPATAKAQLREEIKQEVMAQAREENWAAPRAFPEWTSRFRPFGDARLRFETIGFPDDNDPTGQVDFNSINQGSPFEANLVNGYPALHNTHADRNRLRLRARLGAEVDLEENFSLGARIATGSDNSPVSTNQTLGADGFGSKYALWLDRVFFKYEVPGLGGKALTLLAGRFDNPFFSTDLIWDDDLGFDGLAATYRHDRIGRVRPFLTAGAFPVYNTSLNLSTRQPGKFKSDDRWLYGVQLGADIELAEKLNLKLGVAWYDYTNIAGKLSRPLTDSTLPGDTDSRRPAFAQKGNTYMKLRDNQYLPTDPAFNRYDYQYYGLATPFSELALTAKLDIKHFAPFHLSVDAEFVKNLAYDEGRINRHGAQNNIKPLPSNDVDSGDLGWLVRLNLGDPVLEKRWDWQVNVGYRYLEADAVVDGFADSDFGLGGTNLEGYFLGGSLALSKRVWTRLRWMSADNIGGSPYSVDVFQFDLNARF, encoded by the coding sequence CTTCTTTCCGCTCTCGGCCTTCAGTCCCACGGCCTTTCGGCATCGGCGGAGCCCGCCGAGCCCGAGCCTGGCGCGATGGCCCAGCTTGTGCAGATGCTCGTGGAGCAGAAGACACTGACTCCCGCGCAGGGCGAATTGCTGCTCCGGGCCGCCGCCGCCGAAAAGGCCGCGCAGGCCGCTCCGGCTCCCGCGGCCGCCACGGCGGAGTCCGTTCCTGAAAAAGTTCCCGGCCGCATGAGCGTGCGCTACCTGCCCGCGACGGCGAAGGCGCAGTTGCGCGAGGAGATCAAGCAGGAGGTCATGGCCCAGGCCCGCGAGGAGAACTGGGCCGCGCCCCGCGCCTTCCCCGAGTGGACCTCCCGTTTCCGCCCCTTCGGCGACGCGCGCCTGCGCTTCGAGACGATCGGTTTCCCCGATGACAACGACCCCACCGGCCAGGTCGATTTCAACAGCATCAATCAGGGTTCGCCCTTTGAGGCCAACCTCGTCAACGGGTATCCGGCGCTGCACAACACCCACGCCGACCGCAATCGCCTGCGCCTGCGCGCCCGCCTCGGCGCCGAGGTCGATCTGGAGGAAAACTTTTCCCTCGGCGCCCGCATCGCCACCGGCTCGGACAACTCGCCGGTCTCCACCAACCAGACCCTCGGCGCCGACGGTTTCGGCTCCAAATACGCCCTCTGGCTCGACCGGGTTTTCTTCAAGTACGAGGTGCCCGGGCTCGGCGGCAAGGCGCTCACCCTCCTCGCCGGCCGCTTCGACAATCCCTTCTTCTCGACCGATCTGATCTGGGACGACGACCTCGGCTTCGATGGCCTCGCCGCCACCTACCGGCATGACAGGATCGGCCGTGTCCGCCCCTTCCTGACCGCGGGCGCGTTCCCCGTCTATAACACCAGCCTCAATCTCTCCACCCGCCAGCCCGGGAAGTTCAAAAGCGACGACCGGTGGCTCTACGGCGTGCAACTCGGCGCGGACATCGAGCTGGCCGAAAAGCTGAACCTCAAGTTGGGCGTCGCCTGGTACGACTACACCAACATCGCGGGAAAACTCTCCCGCCCGCTGACCGACTCCACCCTGCCGGGCGACACCGATTCGCGCCGCCCCGCCTTCGCGCAAAAGGGCAACACCTACATGAAGCTGCGCGACAACCAGTATCTGCCCACCGATCCGGCCTTCAACCGCTACGACTATCAGTATTACGGCTTGGCCACCCCGTTCAGCGAACTGGCTCTCACGGCCAAACTCGACATCAAGCATTTTGCTCCCTTCCACCTCTCGGTCGACGCCGAGTTCGTCAAAAACCTCGCCTACGACGAGGGACGCATCAACCGCCACGGCGCCCAGAATAACATCAAGCCGCTTCCGTCCAACGACGTGGACAGTGGCGATCTCGGCTGGCTCGTGCGCCTGAACCTCGGCGACCCCGTCTTGGAGAAACGCTGGGACTGGCAGGTGAATGTCGGCTACCGCTACCTCGAGGCCGACGCGGTGGTGGACGGTTTTGCCGATTCCGACTTCGGCCTCGGGGGCACCAATCTCGAAGGCTACTTCCTGGGCGGCAGCCTCGCCCTGTCCAAGCGCGTCTGGACCCGCCTGCGCTGGATGAGCGCC